In one Brevibacillus composti genomic region, the following are encoded:
- a CDS encoding L-threonine 3-dehydrogenase has translation MKKIIITGALGQIGSELTAKLRDVYGAHNVIATDIRMPKDHPTVQAGPFELLDVTDAKAMYEIAKKHQVDTFMHLAALLSATAEAKPLLAWNLNMGGLVNALEVSRELGCQFFTPSSIGAFGPSTPKDQTPQDTIQRPTTMYGVNKVAGELLCDYYYHKFGVDTRGVRFPGLISYVTPPGGGTTDYAVEIYYKAILDGTYTSYIAKGTYMDMMYMPDALQAIIKLMEADPSRLKHRNAFNVTAMSIEPEDVARAIQKHIPSFTLQYDVDPVRQAIAESWPNSIDPTAAKEEWGFEAEYDLDKMTADMLTQLKGKLLQKIS, from the coding sequence ATGAAAAAAATCATCATTACCGGTGCACTGGGTCAGATCGGTTCCGAATTGACGGCGAAGCTGCGCGACGTATACGGCGCGCATAATGTGATCGCGACTGACATCAGAATGCCGAAAGACCATCCCACCGTACAGGCTGGACCCTTTGAACTCCTGGATGTAACCGATGCCAAAGCGATGTACGAGATCGCCAAAAAGCATCAGGTCGATACGTTCATGCATTTGGCGGCACTGCTCTCCGCGACGGCAGAAGCCAAACCGCTCCTGGCCTGGAACTTGAACATGGGCGGACTCGTGAATGCGCTCGAAGTCTCCCGCGAGCTGGGATGCCAGTTCTTCACGCCAAGCTCTATCGGGGCATTTGGTCCCAGCACGCCAAAAGATCAGACACCGCAGGACACCATCCAGCGTCCGACGACGATGTACGGCGTGAACAAAGTAGCGGGTGAGCTTCTGTGCGATTACTACTACCATAAATTCGGCGTCGATACGCGGGGAGTCCGCTTCCCTGGGCTGATTTCCTACGTCACCCCACCCGGCGGGGGCACGACCGACTATGCCGTCGAAATCTATTACAAAGCGATCCTGGACGGGACGTACACTTCGTACATCGCCAAAGGAACATACATGGATATGATGTACATGCCGGATGCTCTGCAAGCGATCATCAAATTGATGGAGGCAGACCCGTCCCGCTTGAAGCATCGCAATGCCTTCAATGTGACGGCCATGAGCATCGAGCCGGAGGATGTGGCACGGGCCATTCAAAAGCATATTCCCTCGTTTACGCTGCAATATGATGTCGATCCAGTTCGCCAGGCGATCGCCGAAAGCTGGCCGAACTCCATCGACCCGACGGCCGCCAAAGAAGAATGGGGCTTTGAAGCAGAGTATGACCTGGACAAAATGACGGCCGACATGCTTACGCAGCTCAAAGGGAAGCTGCTGCAAAAAATCAGCTGA